Part of the Longimicrobium sp. genome, TTCCCTGCATGGGGAAGAGGGTGTCGCGGGCGCACTGCTGCACCAGGAGCGCGCCGGGGGCGATCAGCGATGCCGCGTCCGGCAGGTCGAGCGAGCGGCGCAGGCCCGGGGTGTACGCCATCCAGGTGTGGCGGCGCGCGTGGGACGGGAGGAGCGAGCCAATCTCCACCATCCAGGCGGTGACGCACGCGGCGCGGATGCGCGGGTCCGCCGCGGCCAGCAGCGATGCACGCAACGCGCCGCCCGAGAAGCCGATGCACCCGATCCGCGCCGGGTCCACGTCACTCCGCGTGGCGAGGTAGTCGATGGTGCGCCGGTCGTCCCACGCCAGCAGGCCCGGCCACGAGGCGCCCGACGCGAGCAGCGTCTTCGCCACCACCGCCTCGTACGCCGACGCCACGCGGTTCTCGGCCGCGACGCGCTCCGCCGTCCCCGGCGCGTGCGTGGCGAGGGAGCGGAATGCGTCGCGCGCCTCGGGGGGGATGGTCGCGGGGGCCAGCGTCTCAGGGCGCAGGCGGCGCTCGCCGAAGTAGAAGGCGTCGATTGCGATCACCACGAAGCCGCGCCGCGCCAGGACTTCGGCGTACGCGCGGCCGTAGAGGCGCTCGCGGTATTCGGCGAGCGCGGGCGGATCGTCGGGGCTGGTGACGAGCTTGCGGGCTCCCCAGGCGTACTGGCCGCCGTGGCAGTGGAGCGCGATCACCGCCGGCAGCCGACCGCGCCGGCCGTGCGGCACCAGCACCCGCGCCGGGATCGTGTACGCGGGCGATGCGTGGATCGAGACCGTCTCCACCGTGAAGCCGTCCCGCGGGTCGCGCGCCGTCGTCTCGCCGCGGACGGGGAGGGGCGTGGGGTCGAACCCAAGGTGGCGGTGCAGGGCGGGACGCGCGGCGGCCTTCCACGCGGCCAGCGTGCGCCAGCGCGGGTCGAGGAAGGAGAGCGTGGGCGCGCTCTCCCGCGCAAGCCACTCGACGGTGCCGTAGAGGTTGCCGAGGTCCGGGCCTGCGGCCTCGGCGAAGTCGGATGAAGGCGCGGGGCGGGGAAGCGGGTGGATGGGAAGCGCCAGCGCGCCCAGGGCGCCCAGCGCTTCCCGCCGCGTCATCCCCCGCGGATCGGTCACTGGGCGGAGACCGGGAGGTCGGCCCCGTTGCGGCGCAGCGTCACGCGGATGGGGTTCGCCAGGCGGGCGGCGAAGGCGTCCGTCGCGCGCCACCAGTCCTCCACCGCGCGGAAGTCGCCGCTGGCAGTCCATCCCGCGCCCACGTACTGCACCGTGGGGACGCCGGGTCGGGCGGTGGAGATCGCGAGGTAGTGGTCGTCCGTCTCGCGCGGCTCCATCCGCGTCTTCTCCATCAGGATGGCGGTGCCCAGGCTGCCGTGGCCGCCGTTCTTCCTCTCGACCGGGCCCCAGGTCGTGACCCACGCCCACGCGCCGGAGCGGCTGGAGGCGCCCACGATGCCCTCGCGCTTCACCGTGCCCACCGCGTACGGGATCTCCGCGCCGCCCTGCGTGCGGTAGGTGATCTCCTGGCGGAAGAAGTTGTGGCCCGCGTCGATGCTGATGCGCTTCGTCTCGGACACCTGCATGCCGCCCGCGTCCCACGGCTCGTAGCCCAGCTCGAAGACGGCGCGGATGGGACCGTCGGCGATGATGCGGTGCGTCTTGAAGTTCCTGGCGCGGTGCAGGGTGCCGTTGCGCCACACCGCGCTCCCGCCTGCCCCCAGCGTGGTGCCGACGGAGTAGAAGTCGGCGCCCTCGCCGGTGTCGCGGTGGTACGCGTCGTGGCCCTTGGCGTACCAGCGGTCCACGATCAGGTCGCGCACGCGCTTCGGCCAGATGTCGATCCCGCTGCTCACCAGCGGCTCGAACTCCTTCGCCTGCCACAGCCCCTGCCCGTAGATGCGGAAGGCGATGCGGTCGCTCTCCCACGCCACGTCGTCGCGATGGGTGTCGTGGCGGGCGTGCACGCGCGGGCGCACGGAGTCGCGCGGCGCCACCGCCTCCACCACGAAGTCACGCGTCTCGCGCGGCCGGTAGCTCGCCTGGAAGAGGAGCTCGTCCGTGGTCCCGTCCGCGTCCCCGTCGAGCGGCTGCGACACGATCTCCACGCCGGTCCCCGCGTCCGTCACGCGCACCCTGTCCGGCAGCACGCCCGGCAGCGCCTGCCGCAGCGCGCTCCACGCGATGGAGATCGTCTCGTCCGGCCGCTCCGCCGCCAGGCGGTTCTCTGTGCGCACGACCAGCGCCCCCCGCTGCTGCCCGCTGAGCGGCGCCGCGAGCGCGAGGAGGAGCGCCGAGGCGCGGATGCAGGTTTGTAGATGTTTCATGGTACGTCCCCTGAAGATCATTCGTAGGGGCGCGATTTATCGCGCCCACCGTCATCGTTCCACGAGCGAATGAATTCGCCGCTGGAACCACACAAAGTCCGCCTGCGCGGACTCCGGGTCCAATGCCGCGTTTCTCGAGCCGGCTTCAGCCGCCTTCCCGTGGTTCCAGCCGGGGGCTTCAGCCCCCGGCGATCCGGCGCGTGCCTACCGCAGATCCCCCATCGCCACGCCCTGCATGTCGGAGAACACCTGGTTCTCGCCGCCCATCGCCCAGCAAAAGGTGTAGTTGCGCGTGCCGCAGCCGGAGTGGATCGACCACCCGGGAGAGAGCGCGACGTCGCCGTCGCGCATCACCAGGTGGCGGGTCTCGGTGGGCTCGCCCATCATGTGAAAGACGACGGCGTCCGCGGGGACGTCGAAGTACAGGTAGACCTCGGTGCGGCGCGCGTGGGTGTGCGCCGGCATCGTGTTCCAAACACTCCCCGCCTGCAGCTCCGTGACGCCCATCACCAGCTGCGCCGTGGGAACGCCGCCGGGGTGGAAGTACTTGCGAAGCCTGCGCTGGTTCGCCTGCTCGGGCGTACCCAGTTCCGTGAGGTCCGCCTCGCTCTGCGGCACGTGGGCGGCGGGGAAGGAGGCGTGCGCCGGGTAGCTCACCAGGTAAAAGCGCGCCGGCGTGGCGGGGTCGTCGCTGTGGAAGACGACCTCGCGCGTGCCGCGGCCAAGGTAGAGCCCGTCGCGGTTCGCCATCGTGTACACCGTCCCGTCCGCCGTCACGCGCCCGGCGCCGCCGACGTTGAGGATCCCCACCTCGCGCCGCTCCAGAAAGAACTCCGCCGCCATCTCCGGCGGCGCCACCAGCCCGATGCCGTCCCCGGCCGGGACGATGCCGCCGAGCACCACGCGGTCCAGCTCCACGAAGCGCAGCGTGGCCGCGCCCGGCTGGAAGAGTGCTGGAACGAGGAAGCCGGCCCGCAGCTCCTCGGTGGTCATGCGGCGCGTCTGTTCGGGCCCGGGAAGGTAGTGCATGGAAACCAGTGCGTTAGAGCGTGAGTGCGTTGGTCGTTCAGGTCACGATCATTCAAACCGGGCAACAGCAAGCCGGAAGATGCTGAGAAGCCATATCCGCTCCTCCAGCCAGTGCGTCGCGCGAGGTAGAACGCACTCACGCACTAACGCACTTATTTCAACGAGCCATCCATCCGCCGTCCACCACCAGCACGTGCCCGTTCACGTAGTCCGCGGCGGGAGAGGCGAGGAAGACGACGGCGCCGGCCAGGTCCTCCGCCTCGCCCCAGCGGCCGGCGGGGATGCGCGCGCTGATCTCGCCGGCGCGGACGGGGTCATCCTGCAGCCGCTGCGTGTTGTCGGTGCGGAAGTAGCCCGGCGCCACCGCGTTCACCTGCACCCCGTGGCGCGCCCACTCGTTTGCGAGGGCGCGCGTGACGCCGGCGACCGCGTGCTTGCTGGCCGTGTAGCCCGGCACGGTGATCCCACCGCTGAACGAGAGGAGCGAGGCGACGTTGACGATCTTCCCCGCGCCGCGCTCCACCATCCGCGCGCCGAGGCGCTGCGACAGGATGAAGACGGAGTCCAGGTTGGTGCGCAGGACGCGGTCCCATTCCTCCAGCGGGTGATCGACGGCCGGGTGGCGGCTGATGGTGCCGCCGTTGTTCACCAGGATGTCGATCGAGCCCGCCGCGCTCTCCGCGTCGTCCGCCATCGCCAGGACGGCCGCGCGGTCGGAGAGGTCGGCCTCCACCTGCCACGCCGTGCGCCCGGCGGCGCGCACGTACGCCGCCGTCTCGTCGGTCCCGGAGCGACGGGTGCTGGCGCAGACCACGTCCGCCCCCGCCTCGGCGAGCCCCACCGCGATCGCCTGCCCCAGCCCGCGGCTCGCGCCGGTGACCAGCGCGCGCTTCCCCGCCAGGGAGAAGCGCGCCATCATCGAAGCCGTCACCGCCCCAGCTCCAGCGCGGCCAGGATCAGCGGGCCCACGCCCTTGTAGTCGTCCGTCACCACCGGCTCGCTCGCGTAGTAGGCGAACGTCCCGTCGCGCACGGAGCCGTCGCGGCGCGGGTTGCCGCCCAGGCCGGAGACCTGCACCACGTTGACGAGCGACGAGGTGCCGTCCGCGTTGTCGCGCACCAGGTTGGTCAGCAGCCCGTCGAAGCCGCGCTCGGCGAAGCGACGGTAGTCCGCGTCCAGATAGCCGAGCCGCGCGCCCTTGGCCAGCGCGTACACGAACATGCTGGACGCGCTCCCCTCCAGGTAGTTGCCCGTGCGGTTCGGCTGGTCCAGCATGTTCCACCAGAGCCCCGTAACCGGGTCCTGCACCCGGGCGATCGCCTCGGCGGCGTCGCCCAGCTCGCGGATCAGGGCGGGGCGGTCCGGGTGGGTGGCGGGGAAGTGGTCGAGCGCATCCACCAGCCCCATCACGTACCACCCCATCGCGCGCCCCCAGAAGTTGGGCGAGAGGCCGGTGGCGGTGTCGGCCCACGACTGCGCGCGGGCGGCGTCCCAGCCGTGGTACATCAGGCCGGTGCGCGGGTCGCGGGTGTGGCGCGAGACCAGGAAGAACTGGCGCGCCACGTCGTCCAGCGCCGCGGGCTCGTTGAAGGTGCGGCCGTACTGCGCGTAAAAAGGCGCGCCCATGAAGAGCCCGTCCAGCCACATCTGCTGCGGGTAGATCTTCTTGTGCCAGAAGCCGCCCTCGGCCGTGCGCGGCTGCGTGCGGAGCTGCTCGCGCAGGCGGTCCGCCGCCCTGCGGTAGCGCGCGTCCCGCGTGCGCTCCAGCAGGCCGAAGAGGAGGCGGCCCTGCGCCACCTCGTCGATGTTGTACTCCGCGGGGTCGTAGCCCTCTATGGAGCCGTCCGGCTTCACCCAGCGGTCCATGTTGGTCCTGACGTACTCCATCATCGCGGCATCGCGGCGGGCGAGGCCCACGCGCTCGATGGCGCCCAGCACCACCCCCGCCGTGTAGTCCCAGCGGCGGTGCGTCTGCGGGTTGCGGCGCATCACCGAGCGGGCGATGCGCACGGACCACGGCTGCCCATCCGGCGAGCGGCGGGCGCGCGGCACGGCGTTGGGGATCGCCACCGGCGCGTCGTTCGGCTGCCGCGTCCCTTCGCCCAGCTGCTGCGCGGCGGGGAGGTGCGCGATCTGCGCCTGCGCGGGCGCCCCGGCGAGAGCGGCGAGCAGCAGCGCCGCGAGGATGCCTGGCGACTGAAGTCGCGGCAACAACCGCGGGAAGTCCGCCTTCGCGGACTCCGCATCCAGATCGCGCGCGAATCCAAGTCCCCGCAGGGGGACTTCCTGCTTTTGTTGCAGCGACTTCAGTCGCCGGCAACATGCCACGGCGCTCATGGCCGCACCGCGGGTGCGGGCACGCGGCGGTCGCTCGGCAGCAGGTCGGCGGTGGTCTTGTCCGGCGCCCGATGCGAGGTGGGAGTGGCGCGGGTGCCGTTGATGAGCACGTCGTCGAACACCAGCTCCTTCACCCCCTCCGCCATGTTCCCGCGCGCCACGCCATCGAAGCGGCTGTCGATGATGCGGATGTTGGAGATCTCGGAGCGCGGGTAGGCGCGCATGTACAAGGCGTAGTTGCTCTTGCTGCTGGTGACGTTGCGCATCTCCACGTTGCGCACCACCGGCACGAAGGGGCCCGCCTGCCCCTCCTCGTAGTACAGGTCCACCGAGAGCACCGCGTCCTTGACCTGCCCCACGGTGACGTTGCGCATGTAGACGTGCTCCAGGATGCCGCCGCGCATCGCGTTGTTCTTGAAGCGAAGCGCGCGGTCCAGGTTGGGCGAGTCCATGCGGCAGTTCTCCACGTACACGTGCCGCACCCCGCCGCTGATCTCGCTCCCCAGCGTCACCCCGCCGTGCCCGTCCTTCATCTGGCACTCGCGGATGACGATGTTCTCGCTGGGCACGTTGATGCGCCGCCCGTCGGCGTTGCGGCCGCTCTTGATGGCGATGCAGTCGTCGCCCGTGTCGAAGAGGCAGTTCTCGATCAGCACGTCGCGGCATGACTCGGGGTTGCACCCGTCGTTGTTGGGCCCGTGGCTCACCACCGACACGCCGCGCACGGTGACGTTCTGGCAGAGCACGGGATTGATCTGCCACATGGGGGAGTTGATGATCGTCACCCCCTCCACCAGCACGTTGCGGCAGCGATACGGCTGGATGAACTGCGGGCGCAGGTACGATCCTTCGGCGAAGACGCGCTCCTGCACCGGGACGCCGGCCTCCATCATCTGGCCCAGGCGCTCGCGGGCGGGCTTCTGGTTGGGCACCCGGTCCCACTCCGGGTGCGTCTTCCACGCACCCTTCCACGGCCACCAGATGGTGGTGGTGGCCTGCCCATCCAGCGTCCCCTTGCCGGTGATGGCGACGTTCTCCTGCTCGAAGGCGTAGATGAGGGGCGAGTACCCCATCATCTCCATCCCCTCCCAGCGCGTGAATACGACGGGGAGGTAGTCCCTGGGGTTCTGGCTGAACGCGACCGTCGCGCCCTCGGACACGTGCAGGTTGACGTTGCTGCGCAGGTGGATGGGCCCGGTGAGGAAGCGCCCCGCCGGCACCACCACCCGCCCGCCGCCCGCCGCCGTGCACGCCGCGATCGCGCGCCGGAACGCCTCGGTGTTGTCGCGCGTGCCGTCGCCCACGCCGCCGAAGTCGGTGACCGGGAAGTCGCGCGCGGCGAAGGTGGGGGGCCGGATGCGCGCCAGGATCCCCGGCACGCGCGCCCACCCGGCCGCCTCCACTCCGCCGCCGAGAGTCGCGCACCCCGCCAGGAAGCCGGGCCCGATCAGCGCGGCCCCCGCCCCCAGCGACAGGGTGCGGACGAAGTCACGCCTGGAAAATTCGTGGTTCGGCATGTCGCTCCCGGGCCTCCACGGCCCCGCCATCGGGTGAATTTGTACCAGATTAGAGCGAATTGCGGGGGCGGGCCCCCTCCCCCGCTCGTCACCTCGCGGCCCCTCCCCCAAAAACTACCTGGGGGAGGGGCGTACGCGCGCATCTGCCTGTGGTGCCATCGATCCGTAGGGGCGCGATTCATCGCGCCCGCCCTCCGCCCCGCCTCGACCCTCGCGTTTTCACACCAATGTCCGCCTGCGCGAACTCCGGGTCCAATGCCGCGTTTCTGGAGCCGGCTTCAGCCGCCTTCCCGTCGTTCCAGCCGGGGGCTTCAGCCCCCGGTGCCCCGGCCCCCGGTGATCATTCCGCCCCCTACGCCACCTGCGGCGCCGCGAACAACGGCGCCGCCACCAGCGCCGTGGCACCGCGCAGGCGGGGATGCGTGCTGGTCTGCTCCGGAATCACGGGCGTCGCGGCGGCGGCGCGGGTCAGGGCGCGGCCTTCCACCTCCTCGCGCACCAGGTCGGCGATCAGGTCCCACCCCGCCGTGATCTCGCCGCCGACAACGATGCGCGACGGGTTCAGCGCGTTCACGATCATCGACAGCCCCAGACCCAGGTAGCGCCCCGTCTCGCGGATGGCGGAGAGGGCGCGCTCGTCGCCGGAGCGGGCGCGGCGCACGAGGTCGGTGACGGTGATGTCGTGGCGCTTCAGCAGCTCGCGCGACTCGGCGGGGGAGATGTCCTCCGCGCCCAGGTAGCGCCCCAGCGTCGCCAGGTTGGAGGTGTACGCCTCGAAGCACCCGCGCGCGCCGCACAGGCAGCGCGGCCCTTCCGGGTTCAGCGCGATGTGCCCGAACTCGCCCGCGGTGTGCGAATGCCCGCGCACCACCTGCCCGTTCACCACCATCCCCGCGCCCACGCCGTCGGACACGGTGACGTACACGAAGTCGCCCGCGCCGTCGCTGCGCTCCCCCAGCCACATGTGCGCGAGGGCGCAGGCGATGGGCGCGTTTTCGATCTGGACCGGCAGGTCGAGCGCGGCCTCCAGGGCTTCGCGCACGTCCACGTCGCGCCAGCCAAGCTGCGGCGAGTTGAGGATGCGCCCCGTGCCGCTGTCCACCATGCCGGGCACCACGAGCCCGACCCCCTGCACCTGCCAGCGCGCAGCGTAGCCCTCCACCAGCGTCTCCACGCGCGCGGCGATCTCCGCCACCAGCTCGTCGGGGTTGGTGACGGTGTCGAAGCTCTCCAGCGCGATCTCCGTCCCGTTGAAGTCGCTCAGCATCACGTAGGTGCGGGTGAAGCGGACGTCGACGGCCACCACCAGCCGGTCCTGCGTGCGCACCCAGAGCATGGTGGGCTTGCGGCCGCGGGCCGCCTCGCCCACGTCGCCCTCCATGATGGCGCCCTCGGCCAGCAGCTCGCCGGTGAGCGTCGTCACCATCCCGCGCCCGATCTCCATCATGCGCGCCAGGTCCGCGCGCGAGATGGGCTGGTGCTCGCGCACCAGGTTCAGCAGGATCTGCCGGTTGATGTCGCGCGAGGTGGAGCGCGTCGCGCGCTTGAAGTCGAGGGTGTTGATCTTTCTCATTCGGCTTCCGAATGGCGGCCCGATTGCGTTGCTTCCGCCCCGTGCGAAGAGGGTGCCAGGGGCGTCTGGCCGCTCCCCCTTGCGTTTTGTTCTACGCGAGAACAAATTGATGGAAAGGCGTTCCGGACGCAAGGGTCCAGGTGCCGCGGGGGTGAGGTTGAGCGTGTAATCCGCTCCCGTGGAACCCCTTATGTTCTCAGATCGAGCAAATGCCGCGCTCCCTCCGGCGGCGCGTCAATATCTTTCCCGAGCCCGAGTTTCCATGAGCACGCTCGAGATTCCCGCCGTCCAGGCGGTCGCCGCCGATACGCTGTTCCTGCACCCCGACCGCTTCTTCGATCCCGACCCGTCCGTCCGCAAAGTGGCGCGCACCCTGTACGAGGGCACGCGCGACCTTCCCATCGTCGCGCCGCACGGGCACGTGGATCCGCGGCTGCTGGCGGAGAACGAGCCGTTTCCGGAGCCCACCGCGCTCCTGATCATTCCGGACCACTACATCTTCCGCATGCTGTACTCGCGCGGCATCCCCATGGAGTCGCTGGGGATCCCCGCGCGCGACGGGGCGGAGGTGGAGAGCGATCCGCGCAATATCTGGCAGCTCTTCGCGGAAAACTATTACCTCTTCCGCGGCACGCCCACCGGGGTGTGGCTGGACCACGAGCTGCGCCACGTCTTCGGGGTGCGCCGTAAGCTGACGGGCGCCACCGCGCAGGCCGTGTACGACGAGATCGCGGAGAAGCTCGCCTCGCCGGAGTTCCGGCCGCGCGCCCTCTTCGAGCGCTTCAACATCGAAGTTCTGACGACCACCGACGCGGCGAGCGACACGCTGGAGCACCACCGCGCCATCCGCGAGTCGGGGTGGCGGGGCAGGGTAATTCCCACCTTCCGCCCTGACGCCGTCTTCCGCATCGCCGCGCCGGCGTGGCGCGACGAGATCGCGAAGCTGGCGCGGGCGCACGGCGCGCAGATCGCGGACTACGCGGGGTTCATCCGGGCGCTGGAGGAGCGGCGGGCCTTCTTCCGCTCGATGGGCGCCGTCGCCACGGACCACGCGGTGGTGGAGCCGCGCACCGAGCGCCTGCCGGAAGACGTGGCCGAGCGCCTCTTTGCCCGCGCCCTGGAAGGCGCGGCGACGGCGGGCGACCAGGCACGCTTCGAGGCGCACATGCTGATGGAGATGGCCCGCATGTCGTGCGAAGACGGGATGGTGATGCAGCTCCATCCCGGCGCCCTGCGCGATCACAACGGGATCATCTTCGACCGCTTCGGGCTGGACAAGGGGGCGGACATCCCCGTCGCGACCGAGTACACGCGCAACCTGCGCAACCTGCTCAGCGCGTACGGCAACGACCCGCGCCTCCGGCTGATCCTCTTTACGCTGGACGAGAGCACCTACGCGCGCGAGCTGGCGCCGCTGGCCGGGCACTACCCCGCGCTGCGGCTGGGGCCGCCCTGGTGGTTCCACGACAGCATCGAGGGGATGAAGCGCTTCCGCGAGCGGACCACCGAGACGGCCGGCATCTACAACACGGCCGGCTTCAACGACGACACGCGCGCCTTCTGCTCCATCCCCGCGCGCCACGACCTGGCGCGCCGCGTGGACGCCAACTGGCTGGCTGGCCTGGTGGCGCGGCACGTGATCGAGCTGGACGACGCGCGCGAGATGGCGCACGCCCTGGCGTACGGCCTGGTGCGCGAGACGTACCGGCTGGACGGAGGGCGATAGGATGCCCGCGGTGATGGCGGCGAAGCCGGAGGCGGTGCTCATCCACCCCGCGGACAACGTGGTGGTGGCGACGATGCCGCTCCCCGCCGGCCACGAGGTGGTGGTGGAGGGCGCGGCCGTCGTGCTGCGCGACGAGGTCCCCGCCGGCCACAAGATCGCCCTGCGCGCGCTGGCCGAGGGGGAGCAGGTGGTGAAGTACGGCTTCCCCATTGGCCTGACGACGGCGGCGGTGCCGGCGGGCGGGTGGATCCACTCGCACAACCTGCGCACCGGCCTTTCCGGCACGCTGGAGTACCGCTACGACCCCGCGCCCCGCGCCGAGCGCCCCGCCGGCCCCGTGCCCACCTTCATGGGCTTCCGCCGCGCCAGCGGGCGCGTGGGGACGCGCAACGAGATCTGGATCGTGAACACCGTCGGCTGCGTGAACACCGCGGCGGAGCGGATCGCGCGCGCCGCCACGGAGCGCTTCGCGGGGCGGGTGGACGGGGTGCACGCCTTCAGCCACCCGTACGGATGCAGCCAGCTGGGCGACGACCTGCACAACACGCAGCACGTCCTGGCCGGCCTCATCCGCCATCCCAACGCGGGCGGCGTGCTGGTGCTGGGCCTCGGCTGCGAGAACAACCAGATGGCCGAGCTCCTCGCGCTCGCGGGCGAGCTGGAGGGCAACCGCATCCGCTTCTTCAACACGCAGGACGTGGTGGACGAGGTGGAGGAGGGGGTGCAGGCCGTGGAGTCGCTGGTGCGGGCCATCGAGGGCGACCGGCGGGTGGAGTGCCCGGCCAGCGAGCTGATCCTGGGCCACAAGTGCGGCGGCTCGGACGGCTTCAGCGGGATCTCCGCCAACCCGCTCGTGGGCCGCATCGCGGACCGCGTGACGGCGCTGGGCGGCGGCGTCATCCTCACCGAGGTGCCGGAGATGTTCGGCGCCGAGCAGGTGCTGATGAACCGCGCCGCCAGCGAGGAAGTCTTCCGCGACGTCGCCGCCATGATCAACGACTTCAAGGAGTACTTCCTCCGCCACAACCAGCCCGTGTACGAGAATCCCTCGCCGGGCAACAAGGCGGGCGGCCTCACCACGCTGGAGGAGAAGTCGCTCGGCGCTATCCAAAAGGGCGGCCAGGCCACCGTGCAGCGCGTGCTTCGATACGGCGAGCCCGCGGCCACGGGCGGCCTCTCGCTGCTCGAAGCCCCCGGCAACGACGGCGTCTCCTCCACCGCGATGGTGGCGAGCGGCGCGACGATCCTGCTCTTCACCACGGGCCGCGGCACCCCGCTCGGCTTCCCGGTGCCGACGATCAAGATCTCGTCCAACAGCGCCATCTTTGAAAAGAAGCCGCACTGGATCGACTTCAACGCCGGCGCTCTCCTGGACGGCGTGGCGACGCTGGACGGCATCGCGGACGAGCTCCTCGCCACGATCCTTGAAGTCGCCTCCGGCCGCCAGACGAACAACGAGAAGCACGGCTACCGCGAGATCGCCATCTGGAAAGAGGGAGTCACGCTATGAAAAAACAGCGGGCCTCACACAGAGAACACAGAGATAACGACGAGCCGCAGAGAACCCCTTCTTTCGTTCTTTCTGTACCCTCTGTGTCTCTGTGTGAGGCTGTTGATTCATGACCTTCCCCCGCCTTGGCCGCGCACTCGTGTCGTCGCCCGAGTTCCAGGCGCGCCACGACGTCGCCGTGCCCGCGCCCGAGCTGCTCGACCTCCCGGAAAAGGTGGTCCAGTTCGGCACCGGCGCCTTCCTGCGCGGCTTCGTGGACGCCTTCCTCGACACCGCCAACCGCGAGGGCCGCTTCGCCGGGCGCGTGGTGATGGTCGGCAGCACCGGCAGCGGGCGCGACGAGGTGCTGAGCGCGCAGGACGGCCTCTACACGCTGGCGCTGCAGGGGATCGCGGACGGCGCGCCGCACCGCGAGCACCGCATCATCGCCTCCGTGAGCCGTGCGCTCTCCGCGCGGGCGGAGTGGGACGAGGTGCTGGCGTGCGCGCGCGACCCGCAACTGGAGCTCGTCTTCAGCAACACGACCGAGGTCGGCATCGTGCTGGACGAGGGCGACGAACCGAACCTGGACCCGCCGCGCTCCTTTCCCGGCAAGCTCGCGCGCTTCCTGTACGAGCGCGCGCAGGCCTTTGCGTACGATCCCGCGCACGGCGTGGCGGTGATTCCGT contains:
- a CDS encoding altronate dehydratase family protein, which codes for MPAVMAAKPEAVLIHPADNVVVATMPLPAGHEVVVEGAAVVLRDEVPAGHKIALRALAEGEQVVKYGFPIGLTTAAVPAGGWIHSHNLRTGLSGTLEYRYDPAPRAERPAGPVPTFMGFRRASGRVGTRNEIWIVNTVGCVNTAAERIARAATERFAGRVDGVHAFSHPYGCSQLGDDLHNTQHVLAGLIRHPNAGGVLVLGLGCENNQMAELLALAGELEGNRIRFFNTQDVVDEVEEGVQAVESLVRAIEGDRRVECPASELILGHKCGGSDGFSGISANPLVGRIADRVTALGGGVILTEVPEMFGAEQVLMNRAASEEVFRDVAAMINDFKEYFLRHNQPVYENPSPGNKAGGLTTLEEKSLGAIQKGGQATVQRVLRYGEPAATGGLSLLEAPGNDGVSSTAMVASGATILLFTTGRGTPLGFPVPTIKISSNSAIFEKKPHWIDFNAGALLDGVATLDGIADELLATILEVASGRQTNNEKHGYREIAIWKEGVTL